In Macadamia integrifolia cultivar HAES 741 chromosome 5, SCU_Mint_v3, whole genome shotgun sequence, a single window of DNA contains:
- the LOC122080117 gene encoding proteasome subunit beta type-7-B-like isoform X1 encodes MVQSNFKMSKEATDVPPRGGFSFDLCRRNEMLMQKGMKFPCSFRKTGTTIVGLVFQDGVVLGADTRATEGPIVADKNCEKIHYMAPNIYCCGAGTAADTEAVTDMVSSQLQLHRYHTGRESRVITALSLLKTHLFGYRGYVSAALVLGGVDVTGPHLHTIYPHGSTDTLPFATMGSGSLAAMAVFESKYKEGMTRDEGVQLVCEAICSGIFNDLGSGSNVDVCVITKGHKEYLRNIQQPNPRTYVSSKGFSFVKGQTEVLTTKITPLKEKVEVIEGGDAMEE; translated from the exons ATG GTTCAGTCAAATTTCAAAATGTCTAAGGAAGCAACAGACGTTCCTCCCAGGGGTGGGTTTAGTTTTGATCTCTGCAGAAGAAATGAAATGCTAATGCAAAAGGGTATGAAGTTTCCTTGCTCTTTCAGAAAGACAGGAACAACCATTGTTGGTTTAGTTTTCCAG gATGGTGTCGTTCTTGGAGCAGACACAAGAGCTACTGAAGGGCCCATAGTTGCTGATAAGAACTGTGAGAAAATTCATTATATGGCTCCTAACATATATTGCTGTGGAGCGGGTACTGCTGCTGATACAGAGGCTGTGACAG aCATGGTCAGCTCCCAGTTGCAGCTACACCGTTATCACACTGGTCGGGAGTCAAGGGTCATTACAGCTCTTTCCCTTCTTAAGACTCACCTTTTTGG TTACCGTGGGTATGTCAGTGCTGCTTTGGTACTTGGCGGAGTTGATGTCACAGGACCACATTTGCACACT ATATATCCTCATGGATCAACTGACACACTGCCATTTGCAACAATGGGTTCTGGATCTTTGGCAGCCATGGCTGTCTTTGAATCAAAATACAAGGAAGGCATGACT AGGGATGAAGGAGTACAGCTCGTATGTGAGGCTATATGTTCTGGAATTTTCAATGACTTGGGAAGTGGGAGCAATGTTGATGTGTGTGTGATAACTAAG GGACACAAAGAGTATTTGAGAAATATCCAGCAGCCAAATCCTCGGACATATGTCAGTTCAAAAGGCTTTTCTTTTGTCAAGGGTCAGACTG AGGTTTTGACCACAAAAATCACTCCACTGAAGGAGAAAGTGGAAGTAATTGAAGGAGGTGATGCAATGGAGGAGTGA
- the LOC122078302 gene encoding cytochrome P450 724B1 — protein sequence MGWPLLGETLAFLKPHKSNTLGSFLQEHCSRYGRVFKSHLFGSPTIVSCDHELNMFILQNEEKLFQSSYPKPIHEILGEQCLLVVVGDIHKKLRSFALSFTNICKSKLEYLDGIDEQATSMMESWKERNEVMFCKEANKFTFNLMVKQILSLEPEDPLTSKILEDFLTFMKGLVSLPLHVPGTSYAKAVKARGRISSTVRAIMEERRKWDVGLAKGDFLDVLLSSRDLTDKGKVNIVLDLLLAGYETTSTLLALTVYFLAHSKEALKQLKEEHHGIRKEKQKGEALSWEDYKKMKFTQNVINEALRCGNIVKFVHRKALKDVNFKEYFIPSGWKVLPVFTAVHLNPSLHEDALEFNPWRWTGQGTDKNVLPFGGGVRLCPGAELGKLEVALFLHHLVLNYRWKTKGEDHPIAYPYVEFKRGLLLEIEPTERRLEEL from the exons ATGGGATGGCCTTTGTTGGGAGAAACCCTTGCCTTCCTCAAGCCACACAAGTCCAACACTCTGGGGAGCTTCTTACAAGAACATTGCTCTAG GTATGGGAGAGTTTTCAAGTCCCATCTATTTGGCTCTCCGACCATTGTCTCCTGCGATCATGAGCTGAACATGTTCATCCTCCAGAATGAAGAGAAGCTATTCCAAAGCAGCTACCCCAAGCCCATCCATGAAATACTTGGTGAGCAGTGTTTGCTTGTTGTCGTCGGCGACATTCATAAGAAGCTCAGGAGCTTCGCACTTAGCTTTACCAATATCTGTAAATCAAAACTGGAGTACCTCGACGGCATAGATGAACAAGCAACCTCAATGATGGAGTCATGGAAAGAGAGAAATGAAGTCATGTTCTGCAAAGAAGCCAACAAG TTTACTTTCAATCTTATGGTGAAACAAATACTTAGCCTGGAACCAGAAGACCCACTTACCTCTAAGATATTAGAAGACTTCCTTACTTTCATGAAGGGGTTGGTGTCTCTCCCATTACATGTACCAGGAACCTCATATGCCAAGGCTGTGAAG GCTAGAGGAAGGATTTCTTCCACTGTAAGAGCCATTATGGAAGAACGCAGAAAGTGGGATGTGGGGCTTGCAAAAGGAGACTTTTTGGATGTGCTTTTATCAAGTAGAGATTTGACTGATAAAGGGAAAGTGAATATTGTATTAGACCTTCTGCTTGCAGGCTATGAAACTACCTCCACACTCCTGGCCTTGACTGTATACTTCCTTGCACACTCAAAAGAAGCTCTTAAACAATTAAAG GAGGAACACCATGGAATAAGGAAAGAGAAGCAGAAGGGGGAGGCCTTGAGCTGGGAAGATTACAAGAAAATGAAGTTCACACAAAAT GTGATAAACGAAGCTCTGAGGTGTGGAAACATAGTCAAATTTGTCCACAGGAAAGCACTCAAGGATGTCAACTTTAAAG AATATTTCATTCCTTCAGGGTGGAAGGTTCTTCCGGTCTTCACCGCAGTACATCTAAATCCATCCCTTCATGAAGATGCCCTTGAGTTCAATCCTTGGAGATGGACT GGTCAAGGGACAGACAAAAATGTGCTACCATTCGGCGGGGGAGTTCGTCTCTGTCCTGGGGCCGAGCTTGGTAAATTAGAAGTTGCATTGTTTCTTCACCATCTTGTGCTCAATTACAG atGGAAGACCAAAGGTGAAGACCATCCTATTGCCTACCCTTACGTGGAATTCAAAAGGGGATTGCTTCTAGAGATAGAACCAACTGAAAGAAGACTAGAAGAGCTGTAG
- the LOC122080117 gene encoding proteasome subunit beta type-7-B-like isoform X2: MSKEATDVPPRGGFSFDLCRRNEMLMQKGMKFPCSFRKTGTTIVGLVFQDGVVLGADTRATEGPIVADKNCEKIHYMAPNIYCCGAGTAADTEAVTDMVSSQLQLHRYHTGRESRVITALSLLKTHLFGYRGYVSAALVLGGVDVTGPHLHTIYPHGSTDTLPFATMGSGSLAAMAVFESKYKEGMTRDEGVQLVCEAICSGIFNDLGSGSNVDVCVITKGHKEYLRNIQQPNPRTYVSSKGFSFVKGQTEVLTTKITPLKEKVEVIEGGDAMEE; this comes from the exons ATGTCTAAGGAAGCAACAGACGTTCCTCCCAGGGGTGGGTTTAGTTTTGATCTCTGCAGAAGAAATGAAATGCTAATGCAAAAGGGTATGAAGTTTCCTTGCTCTTTCAGAAAGACAGGAACAACCATTGTTGGTTTAGTTTTCCAG gATGGTGTCGTTCTTGGAGCAGACACAAGAGCTACTGAAGGGCCCATAGTTGCTGATAAGAACTGTGAGAAAATTCATTATATGGCTCCTAACATATATTGCTGTGGAGCGGGTACTGCTGCTGATACAGAGGCTGTGACAG aCATGGTCAGCTCCCAGTTGCAGCTACACCGTTATCACACTGGTCGGGAGTCAAGGGTCATTACAGCTCTTTCCCTTCTTAAGACTCACCTTTTTGG TTACCGTGGGTATGTCAGTGCTGCTTTGGTACTTGGCGGAGTTGATGTCACAGGACCACATTTGCACACT ATATATCCTCATGGATCAACTGACACACTGCCATTTGCAACAATGGGTTCTGGATCTTTGGCAGCCATGGCTGTCTTTGAATCAAAATACAAGGAAGGCATGACT AGGGATGAAGGAGTACAGCTCGTATGTGAGGCTATATGTTCTGGAATTTTCAATGACTTGGGAAGTGGGAGCAATGTTGATGTGTGTGTGATAACTAAG GGACACAAAGAGTATTTGAGAAATATCCAGCAGCCAAATCCTCGGACATATGTCAGTTCAAAAGGCTTTTCTTTTGTCAAGGGTCAGACTG AGGTTTTGACCACAAAAATCACTCCACTGAAGGAGAAAGTGGAAGTAATTGAAGGAGGTGATGCAATGGAGGAGTGA
- the LOC122080116 gene encoding glycosyl hydrolase 5 family protein-like, with translation MDKPSSLLVLVFLILSPNVFFLLQRPVMARPPLYTNSRWVVDENGQRVKLACVNWVSHLEAMVAEGLHKQPLDVISKQIKSMGFNCVRLTWSLFMVTNDSLSSLTVRQSFQSLGLLDTIDGIQVNNPSLLDLPLIQAYKVVVSNLGENKVMVILDNHISKPGWCCNNWDDNGFFGDRYFIPKLWLKGLTAVATMFNGTNNVVGMSLRNELRGRRQNAKDWYRYMLAGAEAVHKANPDVLVILSGLSYDRDFSFLIKRPVKLTFTGKLVFEVHWYAFSDGDIWEKGNPNQVCKRVVVSLMKKVGFLLKQGWPLFLSEFGVDQRGTNVNDNRYLNCFFGVAVEWDWDWALWTFVGSYYLREGEREMDETYGMVDWAWQDTRNPSFLQRLSTLQTPFQGPGVSNVRPYKIMIHPSTGLCVHGKSLTEPLRLGSCAGTEAWSYTPQKRLELKGTHLCLHAEGMGKPTTLGTSCTDATTKWETISDSGMHFSSKLSNGRAVCLDIGSNNALVTNPCKCLSRDHNCDPGSQWFKIVNSTRMMSPSSSEILHLPNLYGKDQFPLMESIGTQIEEGAVNET, from the exons ATGGATAAGCCATCTTCCTTGCTAGTCTTAGTTTTTCTGATTCTCTCACCAAATGTTTTCTTTCTACTGCAACGGCCTGTGATGGCTCGGCCGCCTCTCTATACCAACTCGCGTTGGGTTGTCGATGAAAACGGGCAAAGAGTGAAACTGGCCTGTGTGAACTGGGTGTCACACCTTGAAGCCATGGTGGCTGAGGGTCTCCATAAGCAGCCCTTGGATGTGATCTCAAAGCAGATCAAATCGATGGGATTCAACTGTGTTAGGCTTACCTGGTCACTCTTCATGGTCACCAATGACTCCTTATCTTCCTTAACTGTTCGGCAATCATTCCAAAGCCTCGGCCTTCTTGACACCATTGATGGTATCCAAGTCAATAACCCATCTCTGCTTGATCTTCCCCTCATCCAAGCTTACAAG GTGGTGGTATCTAACCTTGGAGAGAACAAGGTGATGGTGATACTAGACAATCATATAAGCAAGCCTGGATGGTGTTGCAATAATTGGGACGACAATGGCTTCTTCGGTGATCGTTACTTCATTCCAAAACTCTGGCTTAAGGGTTTAACTGCAGTAGCAACCATGTTCAATGGTACCAACAATGTGGTTGGCATGAGTCTGAGGAATGAGCTCCGGGGTCGCAGGCAGAATGCAAAAGATTGGTACAG GTACATGCTAGCAGGAGCTGAAGCAGTGCACAAAGCAAACCCAGACGTTCTTGTTATACTCTCTGGGTTAAGTTATGACAGGGATTTCTCTTTCCTCATCAAGAGACCAGTGAAGCTAACCTTTACAGGGAAGCTAGTCTTTGAGGTGCATTGGTACGCGTTCTCCGATGGCGACATCTGGGAAAAAGGAAACCCAAACCAAGTCTGTAAAAGGGTAGTGGTTAGTTTGATGAAGAAGGTTGGGTTTCTGCTGAAACAAGGGTGGCCTCTATTTTTGAGTGAGTTCGGGGTGGATCAAAGAGGGACGAACGTGAATGATAATAGGTACTTGAATTGCTTCTTTGGTGTAGCAGTTGAATGGGATTGGGACTGGGCCCTGTGGACATTTGTGGGGAGTTACTACCTTAgggaaggggagagggagaTGGATGAGACTTACGGGATGGTGGATTGGGCTTGGCAAGACACTAGGAATCCTAGCTTCTTACAAAGACTTTCTACTCTTCAAACTCCTTTTCAAG GGCCAGGCGTTTCTAATGTTAGGCCATATAAAATAATGATCCACCCATCCACAGGTCTCTGTGTCCACGGAAAGTCACTAACAGAGCCACTAAGGTTAGGCTCTTGTGCAGGGACTGAAGCTTGGAGCTACACACCACAGAAGAGGTTAGAGCTGAAAGGGACACATCTCTGCTTACACGCTGAAGGAATGGGTAAACCAACAACGCTTGGAACCTCATGCACTGATGCTACCACAAAATGGGAGACAATATCTGACTCTGGAATGCACTTCTCATCGAAGCTTTCCAATGGAAGAGCAGTTTGTTTGGATATTGGTTCTAATAATGCCTTAGTCACTAATCCATGCAAATGCCTGAGTAGAGACCACAATTGTGACCCTGGGAGCCAATGGTTCAAGATTGTTAATAGCACAAGGATGATGAGTCCATCCTCCTCTGAAATACTTCATCTTCCAAATTTATATGGGAAGGATCAGTTTCCATTAATGGAGAGCATTGGAACTCAAATTGAGGAAGGAGCAGTCAATGAGACATGA